One region of Trinickia violacea genomic DNA includes:
- a CDS encoding ThiF family adenylyltransferase yields MAMVVTEGVLSPTFETLVGRWPGTSELTEPALARLYPNRGFTLGWRIPAAELGLPEPLIVALEREGAFRVPRIAVERRPEPCEMPHLEGDGVFCLLPSSTPIRLPVTGELAVYLVEEAVKVYSDALTGANRKDYLDEFGTYWTLDCAEGRGVYVWLRDFVQTRTVYTVNVAKSVMVADSTEGVEDWMKKLGRPVRRQSVRKATFVRLKEPLYPEDYPSNSAELLRLLFRRCPEAVEMVLTSVRLGEDVVVVWCFEHDGQPVMGATITQVQHQFPHPPNRGQAFLSGRNRVRVPANVLTNRLSQARFPSKRASVVRVDSDFLVRRTAGEAVDAVKNLNVVVVGCGALGATVAMLLAQAGVRKMTLIDGDALTYQNVGRHILGAHYIGRNKAEALRDEIIARYVDYSILALASKWQLARESNARLFEKADLVISATGDWISEAELNALLEEAEVPPTIFAWLERYGVAGHATFVSADASLQWALNEYGEAIYQVAKVTGDTPREAACGAFYQPFSAAASAEVAAMTVSLAIATATSEVTTGQTWTWIGQYENLLKTGAEIKPFWRPLVFDGPGFQKVYRHQLVPPSNEAVSPQ; encoded by the coding sequence ATGGCAATGGTGGTGACGGAAGGCGTTCTGTCGCCAACGTTCGAGACCCTCGTCGGACGTTGGCCTGGCACCTCGGAACTCACCGAGCCAGCACTCGCGCGCCTATACCCTAATCGGGGATTCACTCTCGGATGGCGGATTCCGGCAGCAGAGTTGGGGCTGCCGGAACCACTCATCGTCGCTCTGGAGCGGGAGGGCGCCTTCCGGGTGCCGCGCATTGCGGTCGAGCGGCGCCCTGAACCGTGCGAGATGCCTCATCTCGAAGGCGATGGTGTGTTCTGTTTGCTGCCGTCGTCGACACCGATTAGGCTGCCCGTCACGGGCGAGTTGGCGGTTTATCTCGTAGAGGAAGCCGTCAAAGTCTATTCGGACGCGCTGACTGGTGCAAACCGGAAAGACTATCTCGACGAGTTTGGTACGTACTGGACCTTGGACTGCGCGGAAGGGCGCGGCGTCTATGTCTGGCTTCGCGATTTTGTGCAGACGCGGACTGTCTACACCGTGAACGTGGCGAAGAGCGTGATGGTCGCCGACTCTACCGAGGGCGTTGAAGACTGGATGAAGAAGCTGGGGCGTCCGGTCAGGCGTCAAAGCGTCCGCAAAGCAACGTTCGTGCGCTTGAAAGAGCCTCTCTATCCGGAAGACTATCCGTCGAACTCGGCGGAACTTCTCCGCCTCCTGTTCCGACGATGCCCGGAAGCAGTGGAGATGGTATTGACGTCGGTTCGCCTCGGCGAAGACGTCGTAGTTGTATGGTGTTTTGAGCATGACGGTCAGCCGGTGATGGGCGCGACAATCACGCAGGTCCAACATCAATTCCCGCATCCGCCCAATCGCGGCCAAGCTTTCTTGTCTGGGCGCAACCGTGTAAGGGTTCCAGCGAACGTCCTGACGAACAGGCTGTCGCAAGCTAGGTTTCCTAGCAAGCGCGCATCTGTTGTTCGAGTTGACAGCGACTTCCTTGTCCGACGCACGGCAGGAGAAGCTGTTGATGCGGTGAAAAACCTCAATGTGGTCGTGGTGGGTTGTGGCGCGCTGGGCGCGACGGTGGCCATGCTGCTGGCGCAGGCCGGCGTGCGCAAGATGACCCTCATTGACGGAGACGCTCTCACTTACCAGAACGTCGGCAGGCACATATTGGGCGCCCATTACATCGGAAGGAATAAGGCGGAGGCGTTGCGCGATGAAATCATTGCGAGATACGTGGACTATTCAATTCTCGCACTTGCGTCGAAATGGCAGCTCGCGCGGGAAAGCAACGCAAGGCTTTTTGAGAAGGCTGACCTCGTTATTAGTGCGACCGGCGACTGGATTTCCGAGGCTGAACTGAACGCTTTGCTCGAAGAAGCGGAAGTCCCACCGACCATCTTCGCGTGGCTCGAACGATATGGGGTCGCAGGCCACGCCACTTTCGTGTCGGCTGACGCATCGCTGCAGTGGGCGCTGAATGAGTATGGTGAAGCGATTTACCAGGTGGCGAAGGTGACGGGTGACACGCCGCGAGAGGCGGCATGTGGTGCGTTCTATCAACCATTTTCTGCGGCAGCCTCAGCTGAGGTTGCTGCGATGACTGTCAGTCTGGCCATTGCAACTGCGACGAGCGAGGTCACGACCGGGCAAACATGGACGTGGATTGGACAGTACGAAAATCTGTTGAAGACGGGCGCCGAAATTAAGCCGTTCTGGCGTCCGCTGGTCTTCGACGGCCCGGGCTTCCAGAAGGTGTACCGGCATCAACTCGTCCCGCCGTCGAATGAGGCTGTTAGCCCGCAATGA
- the imuA gene encoding translesion DNA synthesis-associated protein ImuA: MAAVPVHAEEIHPSLWRASQLARGRGRTVETGYAALSAELPGGGWPVGAFVDLLVQQAGVGEVRLLRPALSALGERPIALVQPPHLPDGLGLSYIGLSLERLLRVKAPKTSDALWSAEQILRAGSCSALIFWTQYAQASSLRRLHLAAQSSETLFVMVRPLAAAQDSSPALLRLALRPSADGLTVDIVKRRGPSRAEPLSIPLQPTPVLLSRHARLSRRSSAEAAARSIPTEVVA, from the coding sequence ATGGCCGCAGTTCCAGTCCATGCCGAAGAGATTCACCCGTCGCTGTGGCGAGCCTCGCAGCTCGCACGCGGGCGTGGGCGCACCGTGGAAACGGGCTATGCCGCCCTGTCCGCCGAGCTGCCCGGTGGTGGCTGGCCAGTCGGCGCGTTCGTCGACTTGTTGGTCCAGCAGGCGGGCGTCGGCGAGGTGCGGCTCCTGCGGCCGGCGCTCAGCGCGCTTGGCGAGCGGCCCATCGCGTTGGTCCAGCCGCCGCACCTCCCGGACGGACTGGGCCTGAGCTATATCGGCCTGTCGCTCGAGCGATTGCTGCGAGTGAAGGCACCGAAGACGTCCGATGCCCTTTGGTCCGCCGAGCAGATTTTGCGTGCGGGTAGCTGCAGCGCACTGATTTTCTGGACACAGTACGCGCAGGCGTCATCACTTCGACGTTTGCACCTTGCAGCGCAGTCGTCGGAAACGCTTTTCGTGATGGTGAGGCCTCTTGCCGCCGCCCAGGATTCGTCGCCGGCGCTTTTGCGGTTGGCGCTAAGACCATCGGCCGACGGCTTAACTGTCGATATCGTGAAACGACGAGGGCCCTCTCGCGCAGAGCCCTTATCAATTCCCCTCCAACCAACACCCGTTTTGCTTTCCCGACATGCGCGTCTTTCTCGCCGTTCATCTGCCGAAGCTGCCGCTCGAAGCATTCCGACCGAAGTGGTCGCCTGA
- a CDS encoding error-prone DNA polymerase has product MDTTFNVLPAYAELFCFSNFTFLHGASHAEELAERAAQLGYSALAVTDECSLAGIVRAHVAAKEAKLPLIVGSYFRLENADGSPAFGLILLAKNREGYGNLCELITLARTRAPKGEYRLTPQDLSRPDKENRHLLGMPDCIAILVPDFPAKEDVLATQVEWLDDTFTGRAWVGLVMHQRAMDDIHRGSVEFVARNQDVPVVALGHVVMHVRSRKPLQDTMTAIRVGKPVHECGYDLAPNAEQHLRSRLRLANLYPDEALAATVDIASRCTFSLDELRYEYPDELVPLGFTPAAYLRQETYIGAQRRFPSGIPNAVQEQIEHELELIADLQYEPYFLTVYDIVRFARSQHILCQGRGSAANSAVCYCLGVTEVDPARGNMLFERFISKERGEPPDIDVDFEHQRREEVIQYIYKKYGRDRAAIAAAVSTYRPRGALRETGKALGVDPQIVDAVAKSHQWFDGKRDLLRRFTESGLNAETPLIQAWASLASQLLGFPRHLSQHSGGFVISRGKLTRLVPVENAAMVDRSVIEWDKDDLESLGLLKIDVLALGMLSAIRRTLDLVSDQRGERFEMQDIPAEDPETYEMISRADTVGVFQIESRAQMSMLPRLKPRTFYDLVIEVAIVRPGPIQGGAVHPYLQRRQGFEPVTYPSDALKTALGRTLGVPIFQEQVMQVAILAAGFTAGEADQLRRAMAAWKRKGGLDKYYDRIVNGMLERGYDKTFADGIFQQILGFGEYGFPESHAASFALLVYASSWLKCHEPEAFLAAMLNSQPMGFYSPSQLVQDAKRHGVQVLPVDVTISGWDSSLERMGGAEKPAVRLGLSLLRGMRDGAAERIENARAVRQFTTVLDLARRAQLDRHDLQVLAAANALSSLAGNRREALWQSVAAVPDKDMLAAAVLEDETPELGAPSEAQDIVGDYQSMGLTLGRHPLELLRPQLQAMRLMPAATLNTYRNGRLARGCGIVTVRQRPETAKGVIFLTIEDETGNVNVIVWPKVLERFRREVLGASLLGVLGVWQCEGEVRHLVAQRLIDMSHLLGELPAASRNFH; this is encoded by the coding sequence ATGGACACGACCTTCAATGTTCTGCCGGCGTACGCCGAGCTGTTTTGCTTTTCCAACTTCACTTTTCTGCATGGAGCCTCCCATGCGGAGGAACTGGCCGAGCGCGCGGCTCAGCTAGGCTATTCGGCGCTGGCCGTGACCGATGAATGTTCGCTGGCGGGCATTGTGCGCGCGCATGTTGCTGCCAAGGAAGCGAAGCTACCGCTTATCGTCGGCTCCTATTTCCGGCTGGAGAACGCCGACGGGTCGCCCGCCTTCGGGCTCATTCTGCTCGCTAAGAATCGCGAAGGATACGGCAATCTCTGCGAGTTGATTACGTTGGCCCGCACGCGCGCGCCGAAGGGTGAATACCGCCTCACTCCGCAGGACCTCTCCCGACCCGACAAGGAAAACCGGCACCTGCTCGGGATGCCAGATTGCATCGCCATTCTCGTGCCGGACTTTCCTGCGAAAGAAGATGTTCTCGCGACGCAAGTCGAATGGCTCGATGACACGTTCACGGGCCGAGCTTGGGTGGGGCTGGTGATGCATCAGCGCGCGATGGATGACATCCATCGAGGCTCAGTCGAATTCGTCGCCCGCAACCAGGACGTCCCGGTCGTAGCGTTGGGTCATGTGGTTATGCATGTGCGCTCGAGAAAGCCGCTCCAAGACACTATGACCGCTATCCGCGTCGGCAAGCCTGTACATGAATGCGGCTATGACCTCGCGCCGAACGCCGAGCAGCACTTGCGTTCGAGGTTAAGGCTTGCCAATTTGTACCCGGACGAAGCACTCGCAGCAACAGTCGATATCGCGAGTCGCTGTACGTTTTCCCTGGATGAGTTGCGCTATGAGTACCCAGATGAACTCGTGCCACTGGGCTTCACGCCGGCGGCGTACCTGCGGCAAGAGACGTACATCGGTGCACAGCGACGTTTTCCATCGGGCATCCCGAACGCGGTGCAGGAACAGATTGAGCACGAGCTCGAGCTAATAGCGGACCTACAGTACGAGCCGTACTTCCTTACCGTATATGACATTGTGCGGTTTGCGCGCAGCCAGCACATCCTGTGTCAGGGCCGGGGCTCGGCCGCCAATTCTGCGGTGTGCTACTGCCTGGGCGTGACAGAGGTCGACCCGGCGCGCGGCAATATGCTTTTCGAGCGTTTCATTTCGAAGGAGCGCGGCGAGCCGCCCGATATCGATGTTGACTTCGAGCATCAACGGCGAGAAGAAGTAATCCAGTACATCTACAAAAAATACGGTCGTGACCGCGCCGCAATCGCAGCGGCCGTTTCGACGTATCGGCCCCGCGGCGCTTTGAGGGAGACCGGCAAAGCGCTGGGCGTCGACCCGCAAATTGTCGATGCGGTAGCTAAAAGTCATCAATGGTTTGATGGCAAGCGGGACCTCCTCAGGCGTTTTACTGAGTCCGGCCTCAACGCGGAGACGCCGCTCATTCAAGCGTGGGCATCGCTCGCGTCGCAGTTGCTCGGATTTCCGCGTCACCTGTCCCAACACTCCGGCGGCTTTGTTATCAGCCGGGGCAAGCTCACGCGTCTCGTACCGGTTGAGAACGCTGCGATGGTGGACAGGTCGGTCATCGAGTGGGACAAGGATGACCTCGAGTCACTTGGCCTGTTGAAGATTGACGTACTGGCCCTTGGGATGCTGTCAGCAATTCGTCGCACGCTGGACCTGGTATCAGACCAGCGTGGCGAGCGGTTCGAGATGCAGGACATACCTGCCGAGGACCCGGAAACGTACGAGATGATTTCGCGTGCGGACACCGTCGGCGTGTTTCAGATTGAATCGCGCGCGCAGATGAGCATGCTGCCAAGGCTCAAGCCTCGCACTTTTTATGACCTCGTCATCGAAGTTGCCATCGTGCGTCCTGGACCTATTCAGGGCGGTGCAGTGCATCCCTACCTTCAGCGTCGCCAGGGATTTGAACCGGTGACATATCCTAGTGATGCGCTCAAAACTGCGCTGGGAAGAACATTAGGTGTACCAATTTTTCAAGAGCAAGTCATGCAGGTTGCCATTCTGGCTGCAGGTTTCACCGCTGGGGAAGCAGACCAACTTCGAAGGGCTATGGCTGCATGGAAGCGCAAAGGTGGCCTGGATAAATACTATGACCGCATAGTCAACGGCATGCTCGAACGCGGGTACGACAAGACATTCGCGGATGGTATCTTTCAGCAGATTCTCGGCTTCGGTGAGTATGGGTTCCCTGAAAGTCACGCGGCCAGCTTCGCACTGCTCGTTTATGCCAGCAGCTGGCTAAAGTGCCACGAGCCGGAAGCGTTTCTCGCAGCGATGTTGAATTCGCAGCCGATGGGCTTTTACTCGCCATCACAACTGGTCCAGGATGCGAAGCGGCACGGAGTCCAGGTACTGCCGGTGGACGTCACGATAAGCGGGTGGGATTCATCGCTCGAGCGCATGGGCGGAGCTGAGAAGCCTGCCGTCAGGCTTGGCTTGTCGTTGCTGCGAGGTATGCGGGACGGCGCCGCGGAGCGTATTGAGAATGCGCGAGCCGTGCGACAGTTCACGACGGTGCTAGACCTTGCAAGACGTGCTCAACTGGACCGTCACGACCTGCAGGTGCTTGCCGCGGCGAACGCGCTGTCTTCTCTTGCAGGCAATCGACGCGAGGCTTTGTGGCAGTCGGTCGCGGCCGTACCCGACAAGGACATGCTCGCGGCAGCGGTTTTGGAGGATGAGACACCGGAGCTCGGAGCACCATCGGAAGCCCAAGACATCGTCGGCGACTATCAGTCTATGGGGCTTACACTCGGGCGGCATCCGCTGGAGCTATTAAGGCCGCAGTTGCAAGCAATGCGGCTAATGCCAGCAGCGACGCTGAATACATACCGCAACGGCCGGCTTGCACGAGGCTGCGGCATCGTCACGGTGCGGCAGCGTCCCGAGACTGCAAAGGGCGTCATCTTCCTCACGATTGAGGACGAGACGGGAAACGTGAACGTTATAGTGTGGCCAAAGGTGCTAGAACGGTTCCGCAGAGAAGTCCTCGGCGCCTCGTTGCTTGGGGTATTGGGCGTCTGGCAGTGCGAGGGCGAAGTTCGGCACTTGGTGGCGCAACGACTCATTGACATGTCACACCTGCTCGGGGAACTCCCGGCTGCCAGCAGGAATTTCCACTGA
- a CDS encoding Y-family DNA polymerase encodes MRVFLAVHLPKLPLEAFRPKWSPEPAHGSAVLEKDKVVIADSAARAAGVRVGLKRGGVLTLSPETEMHERDAGREAAAQREVGVALMRFSPEVALLDEATVVVEVGASLRLFGGLLALCREAKAVLATLGFTARVSAAPTGQGAWLLAKYGNRRVLKLASLEQRLSVLPMMAVPEVRPFGEWFSGLGCETIADVRRLPRAGLQRRCGEHLLDSLDRAFGTAPELFDWLELPPTFSARIEMPDRLEHADGAVFGAHRLVAQLCGWLCAKQLAVTAIKLLLEHERGRHAIEPTTIDIALGEPTWREVHLIRLLKERLHRIELTAPVIALRLDASKVEPAAPASDTLFPEPGGSSEDHARLLELLVARLGEENVLRPAPTADHRPEIANRWVPVTRQLKQEALPEGLPRPTWMLDKPVRLLMRQHRPFYGSPLRMVSPGERIEAGWFGGELVTRDYFVAQAEDQSCYWIYRERVSSRDVEEEPRWYLHGLFG; translated from the coding sequence ATGCGCGTCTTTCTCGCCGTTCATCTGCCGAAGCTGCCGCTCGAAGCATTCCGACCGAAGTGGTCGCCTGAGCCGGCTCACGGGAGTGCTGTGCTTGAGAAAGACAAGGTTGTCATCGCGGACAGCGCGGCTCGCGCGGCCGGCGTGCGTGTTGGGTTGAAACGCGGTGGGGTGCTCACCCTGTCTCCCGAGACGGAGATGCACGAGCGTGACGCGGGTCGCGAAGCCGCTGCGCAGCGTGAGGTAGGCGTGGCCTTGATGCGATTCTCGCCGGAAGTTGCGTTGCTTGATGAAGCGACAGTCGTTGTGGAGGTCGGCGCGAGCCTGCGTTTGTTCGGCGGCCTGCTCGCGCTATGCCGCGAAGCAAAGGCGGTGCTGGCGACGCTGGGATTTACGGCGCGCGTCAGCGCGGCTCCTACCGGTCAAGGCGCATGGTTGCTTGCGAAATACGGGAACCGTCGAGTGCTGAAATTGGCTTCACTCGAGCAACGGCTGTCCGTGTTGCCGATGATGGCTGTACCGGAGGTTCGCCCGTTCGGAGAGTGGTTCTCCGGACTCGGCTGCGAGACCATCGCCGACGTAAGACGTCTGCCACGCGCCGGCTTGCAGCGGCGATGCGGTGAACATCTGCTTGATTCGCTCGACCGCGCGTTCGGCACGGCCCCGGAACTGTTCGACTGGCTCGAATTGCCGCCAACTTTCTCGGCGCGCATTGAGATGCCCGACCGCCTCGAGCATGCGGACGGCGCAGTCTTTGGTGCGCATCGACTTGTTGCACAGCTGTGCGGATGGCTTTGCGCCAAGCAACTTGCGGTTACAGCGATAAAGCTCCTGCTGGAACACGAGCGTGGGCGCCATGCCATCGAACCAACGACCATCGACATTGCGTTGGGGGAGCCGACATGGAGAGAGGTGCACCTCATCCGGCTACTAAAGGAACGGCTGCATCGCATCGAGCTCACTGCGCCAGTTATCGCATTGCGTCTCGATGCATCCAAAGTCGAACCCGCAGCACCGGCTTCCGACACGCTTTTTCCGGAGCCGGGAGGGTCCAGCGAGGACCATGCGCGGTTGCTTGAGTTGCTCGTCGCGCGGCTCGGTGAAGAGAATGTGCTTCGGCCCGCACCGACGGCTGACCACCGGCCTGAGATAGCCAATCGGTGGGTGCCGGTGACTCGGCAATTGAAGCAAGAAGCGCTTCCTGAAGGTCTTCCCAGGCCGACCTGGATGCTGGACAAACCGGTGCGCCTATTGATGCGCCAGCACCGCCCGTTTTACGGTTCGCCGTTACGCATGGTGTCGCCCGGTGAACGCATTGAGGCCGGGTGGTTCGGCGGCGAACTGGTTACGCGCGATTATTTTGTCGCTCAGGCGGAGGACCAGAGCTGCTACTGGATTTATCGTGAACGCGTAAGCAGCCGGGACGTGGAGGAAGAGCCGCGCTGGTATTTACATGGCCTCTTCGGATGA
- a CDS encoding Mov34/MPN/PAD-1 family protein gives MSKCYLTAFGHVELTDDVLDTLYRYRQIKATSSEAGGQLFARFDADRMVILCATEPTTKSRRGRTFFWPSRRDEQQEIEALFADGLHYVGDWHSHPESFPEPSSADIDKIQGIYGNSKHDLNCMMMLIVGTSETAEGIWFGSVSEDGLHPAKLVE, from the coding sequence ATGAGTAAGTGCTATCTAACAGCCTTCGGGCACGTTGAACTGACCGACGACGTGCTGGATACGCTTTACCGTTATCGTCAAATAAAGGCCACGTCAAGTGAAGCGGGTGGCCAACTGTTCGCGCGCTTTGACGCCGACCGGATGGTCATTCTATGCGCGACAGAGCCGACGACGAAGTCGCGGCGTGGGAGGACGTTCTTCTGGCCTTCCCGGCGTGATGAGCAGCAGGAGATAGAAGCGCTGTTTGCCGACGGGCTACACTACGTCGGCGACTGGCATTCGCATCCTGAGTCGTTCCCTGAGCCGTCGTCAGCCGATATCGATAAGATTCAGGGGATATACGGCAATTCAAAGCACGACTTGAACTGCATGATGATGCTCATTGTGGGAACGAGCGAGACAGCAGAAGGGATTTGGTTCGGCAGCGTCTCGGAGGATGGTCTGCATCCCGCTAAGCTGGTCGAGTGA
- a CDS encoding Uma2 family endonuclease: protein MDTPIVLDRNGLLAAWHRLVPTAEGAMRDRYELNAFGEVVVNGCPSGTRQLAFTDIYCQLADQMGHLAAMSVPVVTPSFGIRVPDVVWMPPEKWDGLDRDGPVPFVPDLCVEVLLDSDLPREMGRRVASYLGGGAKEVIVVRQDGAIEFWGPEGRRQASTFAITLSVEPVYCQASVG, encoded by the coding sequence ATGGACACACCCATCGTGCTGGACCGCAACGGATTGCTTGCTGCATGGCATCGCCTCGTCCCGACAGCGGAGGGTGCTATGCGCGACCGGTACGAGTTGAACGCGTTCGGTGAGGTGGTGGTGAATGGTTGCCCGTCGGGCACGCGCCAGTTGGCCTTCACGGACATTTACTGTCAGCTGGCCGACCAAATGGGTCATCTGGCCGCCATGTCAGTGCCTGTTGTGACGCCGTCATTTGGCATCCGGGTCCCGGACGTCGTATGGATGCCGCCCGAAAAGTGGGACGGTCTCGACCGGGACGGCCCGGTGCCGTTTGTCCCCGACCTCTGTGTTGAAGTGCTCCTCGATAGCGACCTGCCGCGCGAGATGGGACGTAGAGTCGCGTCGTACCTGGGAGGCGGCGCCAAGGAGGTAATTGTCGTCAGACAGGATGGGGCGATTGAGTTTTGGGGACCCGAGGGGCGTCGTCAAGCGTCCACGTTCGCGATAACGCTGTCGGTCGAGCCCGTCTATTGCCAAGCAAGTGTAGGGTGA
- a CDS encoding H-NS family nucleoid-associated regulatory protein, whose amino-acid sequence MATLEQIQAKMKQLQAQADALISKKAQAVVDQIRALMLKHGLTTEDIEAKAKAKRAAKGLTVGAAANKTNAATGEKAKVAPKYQHPKTGATWTGRGRAPAWIAEAKDRNKFLIAGSAEATVAATAGTANKAKTAVKKTVSKAVGSGAGKGQPKGRQPALYRDPKSGAEWRGRGRAPAWLAGAKDRSKFLIDSTAAVAADATVASKTKQATKKTTPVAKKASAKTVKATTAPAAKKAGAKKAVSAKRAAPQSAASKKSAAKRAAPTVKKTATKKASATQAVVANGTVAKAEVATAPENLAAQVTA is encoded by the coding sequence ATGGCAACACTAGAACAGATTCAGGCAAAGATGAAACAATTGCAGGCCCAAGCCGATGCTCTGATTTCAAAGAAAGCTCAGGCGGTGGTCGACCAAATCCGAGCGCTGATGCTCAAACATGGTTTGACCACGGAAGATATCGAAGCCAAAGCGAAGGCAAAGCGGGCGGCAAAAGGGCTGACGGTCGGCGCGGCCGCGAACAAGACGAACGCCGCCACAGGCGAAAAAGCCAAAGTCGCACCTAAATATCAGCATCCCAAAACCGGCGCTACTTGGACTGGCCGCGGACGGGCTCCCGCATGGATTGCTGAGGCTAAAGACCGGAATAAATTCTTGATTGCAGGCAGTGCTGAAGCGACTGTCGCGGCGACCGCCGGAACAGCGAACAAGGCAAAGACTGCGGTCAAGAAGACGGTGTCGAAGGCTGTTGGTTCGGGTGCTGGAAAGGGGCAGCCGAAAGGTCGGCAGCCGGCGCTCTACCGTGACCCCAAGTCCGGTGCGGAGTGGAGGGGACGTGGACGTGCGCCGGCTTGGCTGGCTGGTGCCAAAGACCGTTCGAAGTTTTTGATTGATTCCACCGCTGCGGTTGCGGCCGATGCAACTGTTGCGAGCAAGACGAAGCAAGCGACCAAAAAAACCACGCCGGTTGCGAAGAAGGCGTCCGCCAAGACTGTAAAGGCGACCACGGCTCCGGCGGCGAAGAAAGCTGGCGCCAAGAAGGCTGTCAGCGCAAAGCGGGCTGCGCCTCAAAGCGCGGCATCCAAGAAATCGGCTGCCAAGAGAGCGGCGCCGACCGTAAAGAAGACTGCGACCAAGAAGGCATCGGCGACGCAGGCTGTTGTCGCCAATGGCACGGTCGCGAAAGCGGAAGTCGCCACAGCGCCGGAAAATCTAGCTGCTCAAGTGACGGCATAA
- a CDS encoding SOS response-associated peptidase family protein encodes MCYSAQIQADYRKYVRMFGAHMGIHEFAQLFFERAEGSKTKIPKAMEDAFANPQSDEECEIKALIDKYNTQQVATLERDLFKQRARLADAERSLQTKVTKAATESQRIATDKIEWTLGKLEDIRRTSPKARDSRIFPGHYAPILVVENGQRVVKPMRYQCRIAGKPANYDVRFPGTYNARRDNLGGFWKPLFGYSHGILVVSSFYENVSRAKMEGRELADGEKDENVILQFEPQPTHDMLVACLWSCWTGKGEPDLLSFAAITDEPPPEIAAAGHDRCIIPIKPENVDAWLNPDASDLAAQYATLDDRDRPYYEHRLAA; translated from the coding sequence ATGTGCTACTCGGCTCAAATTCAGGCGGACTACCGCAAGTACGTAAGAATGTTCGGTGCTCATATGGGCATTCACGAATTCGCACAGTTGTTCTTTGAGCGCGCAGAGGGTAGCAAGACGAAGATACCGAAAGCGATGGAGGATGCTTTCGCCAACCCTCAGTCGGACGAGGAGTGTGAAATCAAGGCTCTCATCGACAAATACAACACCCAGCAGGTAGCGACGCTAGAGCGGGACTTGTTTAAACAACGGGCACGCCTTGCCGACGCGGAACGCTCGTTGCAAACCAAAGTAACGAAAGCCGCGACTGAGAGCCAGCGCATCGCAACAGACAAAATCGAATGGACCCTCGGCAAGCTTGAGGACATCCGACGTACGTCGCCCAAGGCACGCGATTCGCGCATCTTTCCGGGCCACTACGCCCCGATTCTTGTAGTTGAAAATGGCCAGCGCGTCGTGAAACCGATGCGTTACCAGTGTCGCATTGCTGGCAAGCCGGCGAACTATGACGTGAGATTTCCAGGCACCTACAATGCGCGTCGTGACAATCTGGGCGGCTTTTGGAAGCCACTTTTCGGCTACTCGCATGGGATTCTTGTCGTCAGTTCGTTCTATGAGAACGTGAGCAGAGCGAAGATGGAGGGACGAGAACTCGCGGATGGCGAAAAGGACGAGAACGTCATTCTTCAGTTCGAGCCCCAACCGACGCATGACATGCTCGTTGCGTGCCTCTGGTCCTGTTGGACTGGAAAAGGCGAACCCGACCTGTTGTCGTTCGCCGCAATCACGGACGAACCACCGCCAGAAATTGCAGCCGCAGGACACGACCGCTGCATCATTCCCATCAAACCGGAGAACGTCGACGCGTGGCTGAATCCGGATGCGTCGGACTTGGCGGCACAGTATGCGACTCTTGATGACCGGGACCGGCCATACTACGAGCACCGACTGGCTGCGTGA